A genomic stretch from candidate division WOR-3 bacterium includes:
- the tpx gene encoding thiol peroxidase has product MNRVTLRGNPLILEGELPEKGKSAPSFIALDENFSLKSLKSFEGKIKIISSVPSLDTPVCSTETKKISEMMKKFESPEYIFITISMDLPFAQKRWCGANGVNNVITLSDFKDKSFGKNYGVLIKENGLLARCVFIIDKDDIIRYIQLVPEISSEPDYSDIEENLKKI; this is encoded by the coding sequence ATGAATAGAGTTACTTTAAGAGGAAATCCTTTAATTCTTGAAGGGGAGCTTCCTGAAAAGGGAAAAAGCGCTCCTTCATTTATTGCCCTTGATGAAAATTTTTCTTTAAAATCTCTTAAAAGTTTTGAGGGTAAAATAAAAATAATTTCTTCTGTTCCTTCTCTTGATACTCCTGTTTGCTCAACTGAAACTAAAAAAATTTCTGAAATGATGAAAAAATTTGAATCTCCTGAATACATTTTCATAACCATAAGTATGGACCTTCCTTTTGCCCAGAAGAGATGGTGTGGAGCTAATGGAGTAAATAATGTAATTACTCTTTCTGATTTTAAAGATAAATCCTTTGGGAAAAATTATGGTGTTCTTATCAAGGAAAATGGTCTTCTTGCAAGGTGTGTTTTCATAATTGATAAAGATGATATAATAAGATACATTCAACTTGTCCCAGAAATTTCAAGCGAACCTGATTACTCTGATATTGAAGAAAATCTGAAAAAGATTTAA
- a CDS encoding transglutaminase domain-containing protein, with the protein MQNFFLLVLLNLDSLKVEISYSVSLFDIPENSELNLWIPLPLESSEQKILKEEIKSELPYSINLEKRYKNRVLFLRSNKKRELNIELKFLILRYESREIKNEFSDLSIFLKPDRLIPINDSTIKIAKNIINGKKVDNFEIAKILYNYTLFYMTYDKSGEGWGRGDFWYACKYKKGNCTDFHSFFIGLARSLKIPSFFEIGFSIPREKKEGKINGYHCWAYFYNKGKWFPVDISEADKNNELKDYYFGRLDPYRISFTRGRDIVLEPPQKDEPLNYFIYPYVEINGKNFNNIKYEFRYKILN; encoded by the coding sequence ATGCAAAATTTTTTTCTTTTGGTTTTGTTAAATTTAGATTCATTAAAAGTAGAGATAAGTTACAGTGTCTCATTATTTGATATCCCTGAGAATTCAGAATTGAATTTATGGATACCTTTACCTTTAGAAAGTTCAGAACAGAAGATTTTAAAAGAAGAAATAAAATCGGAATTACCTTACAGTATAAATCTGGAAAAAAGGTATAAAAATAGAGTACTCTTTTTAAGAAGTAATAAAAAAAGGGAACTGAATATTGAATTAAAATTTTTGATTTTGAGATATGAATCAAGGGAAATTAAGAATGAATTTTCTGATTTATCTATTTTTTTAAAACCTGATAGACTGATACCTATTAATGACAGCACAATTAAAATCGCAAAAAATATAATTAATGGAAAAAAGGTAGATAATTTTGAAATAGCAAAAATACTTTATAATTATACACTTTTCTATATGACCTATGATAAAAGTGGTGAAGGTTGGGGAAGGGGAGACTTCTGGTATGCCTGTAAGTATAAGAAAGGAAACTGCACAGATTTTCATTCCTTTTTTATTGGACTCGCAAGAAGTTTAAAAATTCCCAGTTTTTTTGAAATTGGATTTTCTATTCCAAGGGAAAAAAAGGAGGGCAAAATAAATGGGTATCATTGCTGGGCTTATTTTTATAACAAGGGGAAATGGTTTCCGGTTGATATTTCAGAAGCGGATAAAAATAATGAACTAAAGGATTATTATTTTGGTAGACTTGACCCTTATAGAATAAGTTTTACAAGGGGAAGGGATATAGTTCTTGAACCTCCTCAAAAAGATGAACCACTCAATTATTTCATTTACCCTTATGTAGAAATAAATGGAAAAAATTTTAATAACATAAAATACGAATTTAGATATAAAATTTTAAATTAA